TCGTCCACGTCAACTTCCGGGATTAGAGATTGATGGCAAGATGATCATCGATTCCGAGATTGCGATGACCATGGAGAAGCAGCCAAAGAAAATGGTCATTGTTGGAGCAGGAGCTATTGGTGTTGAATTCGCTTATTTCTACAACACTATTGGAACGGAAGTGACTATTGTTGAACTTCAGAAAACGCTCGTTCCTGTTGAAGACAAAGATGTGGGGCGCGAACTAGGAAAGATCTACAAGAAAAAAGGAATGACCATCCTTACAGAAAGCACCGTTGAAAAAGTGGCTAAGAAAGGAAATGGTGTTGAAGTAACCGTGAAAACCAAAAAAGGCGAAGAGAAAATCGAAGCCGATGTGGTTCTTTCTGCGGTTGGTGTTACTGGTAACGTTGAAGGTCTTGGCCTAGAAGAAATCGGTGTAAAAGTTGAGCGAGGAGCTATTGTTGTTGATCGTTCTACGTACTCTACTGGTGTTGAAGGTATCTATGCTATTGGTGACATTATAGGTGCTCCATGGTTGGCACACAAGGCAACTCATGAAGGCATTCGTTTAGCAGAGATGTTAGCGGGTGAATCACCTACTCCGGTAAACTATGGTAATATTCCTGGCTGTACTTATTGCGAGCCTCAAATTGCGTCTGTTGGTTTGACCGAAGAAGCAGCTAAAGAAGCTGGTTATGAAATCAAAGTAGGTAAGTTCCCGCTTTCAGCAAGTGGTAAGGCTACAGCAATGGGTCATGAAGAAGGATTCGTAAAAGTAGTATTTGATGCCAAATACGGTGAGTGGTTAGGTTGCCATATGATCGGATTTGGTGTAACAGATATGATCGCTGAAGCAGTAGTAGCTAGAGATCTTGAAACTACCGGTCATGAAATTATCAGTGCTGTTCACCCGCACCCAACTCTTTCAGAGGCCGTAATGGAAGCAGTAGCTGAAGCATATAACGAAGGTGTTCATTTAGGAACCCCTGTTAAGAAGTAATTGTCATCCCGCATTTGATACTGAATCAAGTTCAGCACAGGTTGCGGGATCTGAAACGGGCAATTAAGAGATTGGCTCCCTATTTGGGAGCCATTTTTGTCTTAAACCAATTAAGTCATTCTGAGCCCGCCTTCCGAAGTACTCGTACGGAGGACAGGCGAAAGCGAAGAATCTAAACGGGTTGACGATTAGATCCTTCGGAAGTATCCTCAGGATGACATCAAAGAGTGAAAAAAACAATAGAACTATACGACCTGGAACAATCCAGCTACCAGCCTACCTGGGAGCTTCAGAGAGAGGTGCAGGAAGTAATTATCCGGGAGAAACGAGCAGAGCAAAAGGGTGAGTTTAAAGGGAATAGAAAAAACGATGCCCTCCTTTTTGTAGAACACCCTCATGTCTATACCCTTGGTAAAAGCGGAGCAGAGGAAAACATGCTTCGATCAATGGCTGAGTTACTAAAACTGGATGCTGAGTTTGTTAAAATAGATCGTGGTGGAGATATAACCTACCACGGACCGGGACAAATTGTAGGATATCCAATCTTGGATTTAGATCGGCACTTTACCGATATCCACAAATACCTTCGTTTTTTGGAGGAAGTGTTAATTAAAGTTTGTGCTGATTACGGTTTCGAAGCAGGACGGATAGATGGATTGACAGGCGTTTGGATTGGAGAAAAGAAAATCGCTGCATTTGGAATACGAAGTTCAAGATGGGTAACCATGCACGGTTTTGCCTTCAATGTTAATACTGACCTGAGCTACTTTAATCACATTGTACCCTGCGGTATTGTAGATAAAGAAGTAACCAGTTTACAAGCACTGCTCGGGAAGGAAATTCCATTGAATGAAGTAAAAGGAAAGATCGTTCGATACTTCGAAGAAGTGTTCGAGTCTCAGATTCAACCAAAAGGCGGGAAGAAAGAACTAGAAAAGAATTTTTTGTAATTTTGGAGCGTTCTGAACTCCTCCCGAAAGCTTCGGGATTGGAGGCAGGACCACAAAAGGAATAACATGATCAAAGAACTTCAGGTAGTAGAAAAAAAATCGGCACAGCGACGCCCCGAATGGCTTCGCGTTAAGCTTCCATCAGGAGAGAAGTTTAAGGAAGTGCTGGATACCATTAATGAGCATAAGCTGAATACGGTTTGTGCTGAGGCAAGGTGCCCAAATATGGGAGAGTGCTGGGGTGCCGGTACAGCTACTTTTATGTTGCTTGGGGATGTTTGTACACGTTCGTGTGCATTTTGTGCAGTTAAAACAGGAAGGCCTCCAAAAGACCTGGACTGGGATGAGCCGGCGCGAGTTGCTGATGCGGCTAAGAAAATGAAATTAAAGCATGTGGTGCTTACTTCTATAAACAGAGATGATCGAAAGGATGGGGGCGCTCCTATTTTTGCTGCCACTCATGTTGAGCTTCGAAAGGCGATAGATGGGGTTACTATTGAGTCACTTATCCCGGATTTCAAAGGAGATTGGGAAACGCTTCAAATCGTGTTGGATACTCCTCCGGATGTATTGAGTCATAAT
This DNA window, taken from Balneola sp., encodes the following:
- the lpdA gene encoding dihydrolipoyl dehydrogenase, whose protein sequence is MAKEFDVCVIGSGPGGYVAAIRASQLGFKTAIVEKRHLGGVCLNIGCIPTKALLRSAEVLESIQHASDYGVNVKDVSADFGGMVKRSRGVANKMSKGVQFLMKANKIEVFMGTGVFKSKTELAVNDESGKETASIKAKYFIVATGARPRQLPGLEIDGKMIIDSEIAMTMEKQPKKMVIVGAGAIGVEFAYFYNTIGTEVTIVELQKTLVPVEDKDVGRELGKIYKKKGMTILTESTVEKVAKKGNGVEVTVKTKKGEEKIEADVVLSAVGVTGNVEGLGLEEIGVKVERGAIVVDRSTYSTGVEGIYAIGDIIGAPWLAHKATHEGIRLAEMLAGESPTPVNYGNIPGCTYCEPQIASVGLTEEAAKEAGYEIKVGKFPLSASGKATAMGHEEGFVKVVFDAKYGEWLGCHMIGFGVTDMIAEAVVARDLETTGHEIISAVHPHPTLSEAVMEAVAEAYNEGVHLGTPVKK
- the lipB gene encoding lipoyl(octanoyl) transferase LipB, with amino-acid sequence MKKTIELYDLEQSSYQPTWELQREVQEVIIREKRAEQKGEFKGNRKNDALLFVEHPHVYTLGKSGAEENMLRSMAELLKLDAEFVKIDRGGDITYHGPGQIVGYPILDLDRHFTDIHKYLRFLEEVLIKVCADYGFEAGRIDGLTGVWIGEKKIAAFGIRSSRWVTMHGFAFNVNTDLSYFNHIVPCGIVDKEVTSLQALLGKEIPLNEVKGKIVRYFEEVFESQIQPKGGKKELEKNFL
- the lipA gene encoding lipoyl synthase, with product MIKELQVVEKKSAQRRPEWLRVKLPSGEKFKEVLDTINEHKLNTVCAEARCPNMGECWGAGTATFMLLGDVCTRSCAFCAVKTGRPPKDLDWDEPARVADAAKKMKLKHVVLTSINRDDRKDGGAPIFAATHVELRKAIDGVTIESLIPDFKGDWETLQIVLDTPPDVLSHNLETVPSKYRRVRPQARYERSLELLQLTKDAGIKSKSGIMVGLGETREEVIELMQDCVNHEVDVLTIGQYMQPTKMHHPVMEWVHPDQFAEYKEIGESLGIGHVESGPLVRSSYHAERHV